From a single Apium graveolens cultivar Ventura chromosome 2, ASM990537v1, whole genome shotgun sequence genomic region:
- the LOC141705872 gene encoding monocopper oxidase-like protein SKS1 yields the protein MASYGVFPWKSAFMTLLAVFLSGANSADIFLEWVVDVDTTINPFTSSQPVITINGMFPGPLINATTNDVVRVNVFNNVDEPLLITWSGIQQRLNSWQDGVSGTNCPIQPGTNWTYVFQTKDQIGTFTYFPSINYQKVAGGFGPLRINNRIVISVPFPKPEAEFDLLIGDWFLTDYKVLRSAVESNLMSSANVPDVLLMNGKGPYGNVNSKSSESFTVTKGKTYRFRVANVGTTLSFNFRIQSHQMVVVETEGSYTSQITVDSLDVHVGQSYSVLVTANQDDADYYIVASPKMLNTTDDSALVAKGVLHYSNSASPVASPLPTGPDPFDIDFSVDQAKSIRWNMTTGAARPNPQGTFNVTNVTLSQTFILEGSISTINGDPRYVVNNVSYFTPNTPVKLADYFVNGTGVYNLDEFPIDSVNDAAVYGVFVATGIHKGWHEIVFRNDLNVMDSWHLDGFGFYVVGFGDGEWTSDSRSTYNLFDPVVRSTVQVYPGGWTAVYTFLDNPGMWNLRSQHMKHWYMGEELYIRVHNSDPNPAKEQPPPQNLLLCGIFGDSSFAPAPAPALQRGA from the exons ATGGCATCTTATGGCGTCTTCCCGTGGAAATCAGCTTTTATGACCTTATTGGCTGTCTTTCTTTCCGGAGCCAATAGTGCTGATATCTTTCTGGAATGGGTTGTTGATGTTGACACGACGATCAACCCCTTCACGTCATCTCAGCCT GTTATCACCATCAATGGAATGTTTCCAGGACCCCTCATCAACGCCACCACTAATGATGTTGTACGTGTGAATGTATTTAACAATGTGGATGAGCCACTTCTTATTACATG GAGTGGCATACAACAGAGGCTTAACTCATGGCAAGACGGAGTATCTGGGACAAACTGCCCAATTCAACCAGGAACAAACTGGACATATGTATTTCAAACCAAAGATCAGATTGGGACTTTTACATACTTTCCGTCAATTAATTATCAAAAGGTTGCTGGAGGCTTTGGACCACTTCGAATTAATAACCGAATTGTCATTAGCGTTCCATTTCCCAAACCAGAAGCAGAGTTTGATCTCCTCATTGGTGACTGGTTTCTTACAGACTACAAG GTACTAAGGTCAGCTGTGGAAAGCAATCTGATGTCCTCTGCTAATGTTCCTGATGTTCTTCTCATGAACGGTAAAGGGCCTTATGGGAACGTGAATTCAAAAAGTTCCGAGTCATTCACCGTAACAAAGG GAAAAACTTACAGATTTAGAGTAGCTAACGTCGGGACAACATTGAGTTTTAACTTCAGGATACAGAGCCATCAAATGGTGGTAGTTGAAACGGAAGGTTCTTATACTAGCCAGATCACAGTGGACTCTCTTGATGTGCACGTTGGACAGTCCTATTCAGTTCTTGTCACAGCCAATCAAGATGATGCTGATTACTACATTGTTGCTTCCCCAAAAATGCTTAACACTACAGATGACAGTGCCCTCGTGGCTAAAGGAGTGCTACATTATTCTAATTCTGCCTCACCGGTTGCCAGCCCTCTTCCTACTGGCCCCGATCCATTTGATATAGATTTTTCTGTAGACCAAGCGAAATCTATCAG GTGGAACATGACTACTGGTGCTGCAAGGCCAAATCCACAAGGAACTTTCAACGTAACAAATGTGACACTATCACAAACCTTTATTCTTGAAGGATCAATCTCTACTATCAATGGTGATCCTCGCTATGTAGTCAACAATGTATCTTATTTTACACCGAATACACCAGTAAAACTTGCTGATTACTTTGTCAACGGAACTGGTGTTTACAACCTTGATGAGTTTCCTATCGACTCTGTCAATGATGCTGCTGTATATGGAGTTTTTGTTGCTACTGGAATCCACAAAGGCTGGCATGAAATTGTTTTTAGAAATGACTTAAATGTCATGGATTCTTGGCATTTGGATGGGTTTGGTTTCTACGTGGTTGG GTTTGGAGACGGAGAATGGACATCAGACTCACGTAGCACCTACAATCTGTTTGATCCGGTTGTTCGTTCCACAGTTCAAGTGTACCCTGGAGGATGGACTGCAGTATATACATTTTTAGACAATCCAGGAATGTGGAACTTAAGATCACAACACATGAAGCACTGGTACATGGGTGAAGAACTCTATATCAGGGTTCATAACAGTGATCCTAACCCTGCAAAAGAACAACCACCTCCTCAAAACCTTCTTCTATGCG GAATTTTCGGAGATTCGTCATTTGCTCCAGCACCTGCCCCGGCACTACAGAGGGGAGCATGA
- the LOC141707162 gene encoding UDP-glycosyltransferase 1-like, which translates to MKNAELIFVPAPVRGHLISMVELAKLLINRNESISVTILIMKFPYDAGVSSYMDSLSNDPIPRCSILEIPPSNSESYKSQSYHTMISTFIAGHFTNVKNEVIAMTQPDRSTRLAGFVLDIFCVSMVDIAKELNVPAYVYLTSGASYLGILLHLQAMTDYQNKDISEYQDSDAQLSVPYYKNLVPANVLPAICLDEKGSEVTLSWGRKLRETKGIIVNTFVELETYAVQSLVVDTTEIPLVYAVGPNLNLTSVGQDIDEAADVFTWLDEKPLSSVVFLCFGSYGSFLEDQVKEIALALEHSGHPFLWSLRPSGIDSNLNKYANLDDMLPPGFLERTSGTGKIIGWAPQVAVLSHRAVGGFVSHCGWNSILESVWFGVPVATWPLYAEQQLNAFEMVNELEMAVDISIDYDTFSKNTVIIEAKIIESKIRELMKDGSDIRNRVTEIQRKSRAAIAETGSSYNNLGRLIEDIIAA; encoded by the exons ATGAAGAATGCGGAGTTGATATTTGTTCCTGCTCCTGTAAGGGGACACCTTATATCCATGGTGGAGCTAGCCAAGTTACTCATCAATCGGAATGAATCTATTTCAGTTACAATTCTTATCATGAAGTTCCCTTATGATGCAGGCGTAAGTTCATACATGGATTCACTTTCGAATGATCCTATTCCTCGATGCAGCATTCTTGAAATCCCACCTAGCAATTCTGAATCCTACAAATCTCAGTCTTACCACACCATGATCTCCACTTTTATTGCGGGCCATTTCACAAATGTGAAAAATGAAGTTATCGCCATGACTCAACCTGATCGCTCAACTCGACTGGCTGGATTTGTTCTAGACATCTTCTGTGTTTCGATGGTTGATATAGCCAAAGAATTAAACGTTCCAGCTTACGTTTACTTAACTTCAGGCGCTAGTTATCTTGGCATTCTTTTACATCTTCAAGCCATGACGGATTATCAAAACAAGGATATTAGTGAGTACCAGGATTCGGATGCTCAGTTATCAGTTCCTTATTACAAGAATCTGGTTCCTGCTAATGTCTTGCCAGCTATATGTTTGGATGAAAAAGGATCTGAAGTAACGTTATCGTGGGGACGCAAGCTCAGAGAGACAAAAGGGATTATTGTGAACACGTTCGTGGAGCTGGAAACTTATGCTGTTCAGTCCCTTGTGGTCGATACCACCGAGATCCCTCTAGTCTACGCTGTTGGACCAAATCTAAATCTCACCAGCGTAGGTCAAGACATTGATGAAGCTGCGGATGTTTTCACCTGGTTGGATGAAAAACCGCTCTCATCTGTTGTGTTCTTGTGCTTTGGAAGCTACGGAAGTTTTCTGGAAGATCAG GTGAAGGAGATTGCACTTGCTCTGGAGCACAGCGGGCACCCCTTTTTGTGGTCACTACGTCCAAGTGGAATAGATAGCAACCTAAATAAATACGCAAACTTAGATGATATGCTGCCTCCTGGATTCTTGGAAAGAACATCGGGAACTGGTAAAATAATCGGATGGGCACCACAAGTTGCAGTTCTGTCACATCGTGCAGTGGGAGGCTTCGTCTCCCACTGCGGTTGGAACTCCATACTAGAGAGTGTGTGGTTTGGAGTCCCCGTGGCAACGTGGCCATTGTACGCGGAGCAGCAACTGAATGCTTTTGAAATGGTAAATGAGTTAGAAATGGCAGTTGATATTTCCATAGACTATGACACATTTTCCAAAAATACAGTAATTATAGAGGCCAAGATTATCGAGTCAAAGATAAGGGAGTTGATGAAGGATGGAAGTGACATAAGGAATAGAGTTACAGAGATTCAGAGGAAGAGCAGGGCTGCAATTGCAGAGACCGGATCATCTTACAATAATTTGGGGCGGCTAATTGAGGACATTATAGCAGCTTAA